The genomic interval CTTCTGCAACAGTGATTGGGTAAATCAATGTGTTAAGGAGGCTTGTTGCAATTATATTTGGTAGAAAAAGAACTGTCAACAGATTTGTCAACCAAAGCTTACCTGCTTCTGCGTTTCGAGTATGAAGGTGAACGGTACTTCCTGAGGTGggaagaaattaaataagactGATGCATATTGACTATAATACTTTTCAGACACAACTGAAGCAGTGCGAGAGCTTGCCTTTCATTGCTACGGCTCCGAGAGCGATAGCGCCGGCCACGAGATCTGGACCGAGAACGAGATGTTGacctaagattttttttaaaacaaaagcaaaaaaacaaaattaaagtatattaacaAAACCGGGACAAGTAGCAAGGCAggcaatataaataaatggtTTAATCATGTACCTGCTGCGTCGGCTTCGCCTCTTGCTGAAACGATAACAGTCATAGGCATAATGACCACTCTCCCCACACTGGTAACAGCGGTCATTGGGGTCAAATTGCCTGCGGCTGGGACGGCCATAACGGGACTTTCGGGACATACCAGTAGACAGCTCAACTCTGACGCGGGCTCCACAAAGCACCCTGGGATATTATAGATCAGAAGGTTATTTGTTTCCCCATGTCAAAAAAGGTGTGCACATATGCGTGATCCAGCTGTTGAGGCATCCCAGACTCCCCCATGTTAACCTTTTTATTTCAGAGCCACACATTTCACCTAGATGCAGATAAAGTTCAGACAAATTAAACAACTGAACTCAAAATCAGACTACAACTAATCTGCATCCAGGGAAATGCCACAAAAGTAGGGGCCTTTGTGAGCGGAAAGAGAACAGTGAAACCGCCGACACTCACCCCTGCGGGTCTGAGCTCCCTGAAGAGGTCAGGGGGTTAAATGTGCTGCAGTAGCATCATGGCAAATGTAGGCAGGTAGAACTCAAGTTGACTCACTTTCCATCCATCCCCTTTACGGCATCCTCTGCATCTCTGGCATCCTCATACTCTACGAAGGCGAAACCTGGAGGGTTCCGAGCAACCCATACGCTCCGCAACGGTCCGTAGTAACTGAAGGCTCGTTCCAGCTCACCTTTGGCTGCACCATTGCCAAGGTCACCTACATAGACCTTACAGTCAGTGGCACGAGAGGAACTTCGGGATGAGTA from Pseudorasbora parva isolate DD20220531a chromosome 3, ASM2467924v1, whole genome shotgun sequence carries:
- the srsf7a gene encoding serine and arginine rich splicing factor 7a codes for the protein MSYSSRSSSRATDCKVYVGDLGNGAAKGELERAFSYYGPLRSVWVARNPPGFAFVEYEDARDAEDAVKGMDGKVLCGARVRVELSTGMSRKSRYGRPSRRQFDPNDRCYQCGESGHYAYDCYRFSKRRSRRSRSTSRSRSRSRGRRYRSRSRSNERKYRSPSYSKRRSRSGSPARSRSRTPVRRSRSPVRRSKSPVRRSRSRTPVRRDSRSRSRSGSRQRERSVSRSRSRSRSVSHKKDGHSRSASPRRSPTPDAD